A region from the Linepithema humile isolate Giens D197 chromosome 1, Lhum_UNIL_v1.0, whole genome shotgun sequence genome encodes:
- the LOC136997335 gene encoding regulator of nonsense transcripts 3B-like codes for MEGNEKEEYTFIGGKGNTVIDYVMGNEEVRERIKKMEIGNEIDSDHQPVKVRIRGEGRKKGGAKKERKDGRGRWDEEEKRIFRRKLGKIELGKEDMEKEWEELERRLKLAIKETEKEQDKKEEGKGGWWDKECEKKKREVGGEMRKSRKGTGEEERYKKSKLEYKELCRRKKKEENDRWEKKAAGARREKEVWEIVNRERKKRRGIQGEIEIKEWKEYFIRIMGGVEVRVVKGNEGKGRGKGEEEEGISKGEIKEVIRNLKDGKVAGIDGITGEAWKYGGEEMEEWIWGYCNRIWKGEGWPEEWKE; via the coding sequence ATGGAGGGGAATGAGAAGGaggaatatacatttatagGAGGGAAAGGCAACACGGTTATAGACTATGTGATGGGAAATGAGGAAGTGAGGGAGAGGAtaaagaaaatggaaatagGGAATGAAATAGACTCAGATCATCAACCGGTAAAAGTGAGAATAAGAGGAGAGGGAAGAAAAAAGGGTGGAGCtaaaaaggaaaggaaagatGGGAGGGGAAGATGGGATgaggaagagaaaagaatatttaggCGGAAACTGGGAAAGATAGAATTAGGAAAAGAGGATATGGAGAAGGAATGGGAGGAACTGGAAAGGAGATTGAAATTGGCAATAAAAGAAACGGAGAAAGAACAAGATaagaaagaagaaggaaaaggGGGGTGGTGGGATAAAGAGTGTgaaaagaagaagagggaGGTGGGAGGAGAGATGAGGAAATCGAGAAAGGGAACAGGGGAGGAGGAGAGATATAAGAAAAGTAAATTGGAGTATAAGGAATTATGTAGgcggaaaaagaaagaagagaatgACAGGTGGGAAAAGAAAGCTGCGGGAGCtagaagagagaaggaagTATGGGAAATAgtaaatagagaaagaaagaaaagaagggGAATACAGGGAGAAATTGAGATAAAGGAGTGGAAGGAATACTTCATAAGGATAATGGGGGGAGTAGAGGTAAGGGTGGTGAAAGGGAATGAAGGAAAAGGGAGGGGAAAGggggaagaggaggaaggAATAAGCAAGGGGGAAATAAAGGAggtaataagaaatttaaaggaTGGAAAAGTGGCAGGGATAGATGGGATTACAGGGGAGGCGTGGAAATATGGTGGAGAGGAAATGGAGGAATGGATATGGGGATATTGTAATAGGATATGGAAAGGGGAGGGATGGCCAGAAGAATGGAAGGAATAG